In a single window of the Anaerocolumna cellulosilytica genome:
- a CDS encoding DUF3788 domain-containing protein, which translates to MSKKTELQKVSENTMSFMRGKYVLDEVGNGKDELKFRKGGKTVLTIYIREDHYDFLIIFGKAERELFEARRNEFPQKIQEIYDNSKTHHDGKWMLISVANLHMLEAVEQLVLIKKKPNRKPFPKEQAVYSSCGHRCDLCVHYNGGTISEEFRAELKERLIRVYAGGVGDGGYWGDDMKLCDGCHTGGLDKSFNCDSLKCAAKNDVDRCQNCYKNPCDKAHHLYQGLKPEIHANTIAADDVTWVILPYVFEQYGN; encoded by the coding sequence ATGAGCAAAAAAACAGAACTACAAAAGGTCAGCGAGAATACTATGAGCTTTATGCGAGGAAAATATGTTTTGGATGAGGTGGGCAACGGCAAAGATGAATTGAAATTCCGCAAAGGCGGGAAAACTGTGCTAACTATCTACATACGGGAAGACCATTACGATTTTCTTATTATTTTCGGAAAGGCAGAACGTGAATTATTTGAGGCGCGGCGCAATGAATTTCCCCAGAAGATACAAGAAATTTACGATAACAGTAAAACACATCATGACGGCAAATGGATGTTAATTTCCGTTGCCAATTTACATATGCTCGAAGCTGTCGAGCAGCTTGTTTTGATTAAGAAAAAACCTAACCGAAAACCGTTTCCGAAAGAGCAAGCGGTCTATTCCAGTTGCGGACACCGTTGTGATTTGTGTGTGCATTATAACGGCGGAACAATCAGCGAGGAGTTCCGGGCAGAGTTGAAAGAGCGGCTGATACGTGTATATGCGGGAGGTGTAGGCGATGGGGGATATTGGGGCGATGATATGAAGTTATGTGATGGCTGTCATACAGGGGGATTGGATAAAAGCTTTAACTGCGATTCTTTGAAATGTGCTGCGAAAAATGACGTTGATAGATGCCAGAATTGTTATAAAAATCCTTGTGATAAGGCACATCATTTATATCAAGGGCTTAAACCTGAAATCCACGCAAATACCATTGCTGCCGACGATGTTACATGGGTAATTCTGCCTTATGTATTTGAACAATACGGAAATTAA
- a CDS encoding helix-turn-helix transcriptional regulator, translating to MVTKYGDYRIDLRKCKDLILSTLSQIDYIIADDEYTLIAGGAIHNIAINDAKILTSVLNTRGLQSAKHIVYIAKDDFAVLDMYIRYERQKPLKKQCLTDWGITRTQQAMQSISCYKLLDRLHMSVLQLWDILHGYESPADDIYALLSSCGAGVCQQYVEYPLPDVFTTPDRPAYISKAERNSAIIQMYVDGAGLRQLENAGFGIKRAAILSVLRQSGVYKGVEEGKVRHQSGEWISSAYRKHDGTAVKADKIAKAKHSNSKRLRKMLYDLRINSALTQQQIATKLGCSRAYYCNVENGMETPSEVFWGKIAVLFELDVRCEDIRKVSTIRQLAQTKTVTEQANTDNTEDEYSYVSNRYTSIDLI from the coding sequence ATGGTTACTAAATATGGAGACTATCGGATAGATTTGCGTAAGTGCAAGGATTTAATATTATCTACATTATCACAGATTGACTATATTATAGCAGATGATGAATATACATTAATTGCTGGCGGAGCTATACATAATATAGCTATCAATGATGCCAAAATACTTACAAGCGTCCTAAATACTAGAGGATTGCAGAGTGCTAAACATATTGTATACATAGCCAAAGATGATTTTGCAGTTTTGGATATGTATATCCGGTACGAGAGACAAAAACCGCTGAAAAAACAATGCCTTACAGACTGGGGCATTACTCGTACACAACAAGCTATGCAGTCTATTAGTTGCTATAAGCTGTTAGACAGATTACATATGTCTGTTTTACAGCTATGGGATATTTTGCACGGATATGAGTCTCCCGCAGACGACATATATGCCCTACTTAGTTCTTGCGGAGCTGGAGTATGCCAGCAGTATGTAGAGTATCCCCTGCCAGATGTTTTTACCACACCTGATAGACCTGCATATATATCCAAAGCAGAGCGTAACTCAGCCATCATACAAATGTATGTAGATGGTGCTGGTCTTCGTCAGCTTGAAAATGCTGGATTTGGTATAAAAAGAGCTGCTATCCTTAGTGTTTTACGACAATCCGGAGTGTACAAAGGTGTGGAGGAAGGCAAGGTACGCCATCAATCAGGTGAGTGGATTTCTAGTGCGTATCGCAAGCATGATGGCACAGCTGTAAAAGCCGATAAAATAGCAAAAGCTAAACATAGTAACTCGAAAAGGCTTCGTAAGATGCTGTATGATTTGCGTATTAACTCTGCACTTACCCAGCAGCAGATTGCTACCAAACTCGGCTGTAGCAGAGCATACTACTGCAACGTTGAGAATGGTATGGAGACACCATCTGAGGTATTTTGGGGTAAGATAGCAGTCTTATTTGAGTTAGATGTTAGATGCGAGGATATACGCAAAGTAAGCACCATCAGACAGCTCGCCCAGACGAAAACGGTTACAGAACAAGCAAACACAGACAATACAGAAGACGAGTATAGCTATGTATCAAACAGATACACAAGTATCGATTTAATATAA